Proteins from a genomic interval of Meiothermus cerbereus DSM 11376:
- a CDS encoding IS5 family transposase codes for QAVTQERVEIAFVDQGYTGSEAEQAAAQEGIALCVVKLAEAKKGFVLLPRRWVVERSFAWMARFRRLARDYERLAETLKGFHWLAFSILLLPKVLDGLCLAS; via the coding sequence TCCAAGCGGTCACCCAGGAACGGGTGGAGATCGCCTTCGTGGATCAGGGTTACACGGGGTCCGAGGCTGAGCAAGCCGCTGCCCAGGAGGGTATTGCCCTGTGTGTGGTCAAACTTGCCGAGGCCAAGAAGGGCTTTGTTCTGCTGCCCAGGCGCTGGGTGGTCGAGCGCAGTTTTGCCTGGATGGCTCGTTTTCGTCGTCTGGCCCGTGACTACGAACGTCTGGCCGAGACCCTCAAGGGGTTTCACTGGCTGGCTTTCTCCATTCTGCTCTTGCCGAAAGTCCTGGATGGTTTATGTTTGGCTTCTTAG